The Solanum pennellii chromosome 7, SPENNV200 DNA segment AGTAACACAATTTTCATGTAATCcttcttttaataaataattttcatatagaGACTgcaaaaattttgtttaaagGGCCACCTTCTCAACAACCCTTCACAAATCGAAATTCAGGGGCCTTTTCTTTACAAGTACAAATTAATCACATGCTAGCATGAGTATGCTCGAGTTTCTAGATCATTTAACCTTACAATTTCTCATCTTCCTAAACTTTTGACAACAAACCAGATGAGAAAACAGTTCATAAGATATACAGTTAccattatcaaaaataaaaaacagtTCAAAAAAGATATTCTAGTTGTCTTTGAAAGCAGATGAGAAAAGTGATCGACCACggtcaattaaataaataggcAGTATTGAACAAATGTTTAATTTACTGATCAATAAATGAAACATGTACTGAAACCAAAAGATTCACTTAAATGTCATTAACTTGCAACCATCCGCAAACAACTTTACCCTTCTTCAAAAGAGACAGTAGACTTAACTCTTAAGTTTGTTCTGTATCCAGTGTATCACAATAATAGACATATGggggaaaaataattaaaaattggtAAAAGAGGTCCAATACAGCAGTATAGAGAGCAAACATTTGTTGCTCTGATGTGTCACCTGTGAAGCACATTTCGGTCATGCAAATACTTCAAACCATGCAAAATCTGTCTTGTGTAGGCAGATACTTGCGAGTCTCGAAGGTGATATTTCTGGTAAAGGTTCAACAGAGATCCTTGTGTGACCAGCTCAAGAAAGATGTACAATTTTGAATCATTCTGCAAAAAATTTAACCAGGAGTGAAGAAAGAGATTAACTACAGAGAGATTATTGCTAGACAATGCATAGGAGATCGAAGTGTTAAGACTGGTAACTTATCCAATTTAGTCATGGTACTGAAAAAAGTGACAACCGAGTGATTTTGAAAGGAAAAACGTGAGAcagaaaataaacaacaaactGAAACCTAAGACTGTATTTCACATTTAAACTGCCAAAGGTGGAGAATGAGACGTACAGATCAAAGAAATTTAACTAGGTAAGCATCTCTGCATAAAGGATTACATGTATGGATAAAATGTGCATTCTTCAGACTAAAagcttttatataaaaaaaataatcatttacaGGGAAATAATTAGAAAACAGTTCTTCAGAGAGAAGCACAAAATTGAGTAGGCATTACCTTATCAGTTCCATAATATTGGACTATGTTCTCATGTTCGAACTGTCTCAGAAGTTCAATCTCCTAAAAGGccaaattaaaaagaaacaaaagcaAATCAGTGAATATGCCACTAAGGTAGAACATGTGCCACCAATAAGCACAAAGGAGAAAGCATGAGAATCTAGGAATATAATGACAATTTCATATGCTCATAATAGGTTGCCTTCATCATTCAAACTTATTTTCATAAATCTTATAAAAGGGTGGTCCATTTCTAGTCCAAATACCTCTTCTTTATTCCACTTCTATTAATATTTTACTGGAGGTGTGTCTCCAAATTCCAGCACAAATAAGTAGTTTTCGGATAAACTCCAGCACCATCAAAAATATTGTACAAACCTGCTCAAGTTGGTATAGACTTTGCCTTCCCCCATCACCTTGATCAAGTAATGACACTTCTTTCACGGCAAAAAAGAAACCATCACTGCAGCAATATGAACACAGAAGGTTACTTTCCAATAGAAACTGTGAAAGCAGGAAAGATTAACAAGttataaaattctaaaatatatatacattcgAAAGACCATTAAATTGGtggaaataagaaaaaaggttCAAATTGAGTACGCCAGAAaactatcatttttattttttttaaaatgataattgTGGTGTCCGGGGCAGCTTACGTGCACCTACACTAGTTCCACTGGGTACATGTCACCTTCCACCAGCAAGGGGTACCAGATAATACCTTTGTCCACTGGGACAGATGGGAAGAAACCACATAGTGTTTTTGTCTATGCAGATATTGAAGCTAGAAAAAACTATAATTTGATGAAGGACATATCCATCTTTTGTTTCCTTTGTGTTCTAGGCGATTAAACCAATTATCTTCTTCACGCAGCCTGACTTTTGTAAATGATGTAAACATTATCACTCAGACACGCTCAGTGCTTTGCACAATCTGTAATGCTTCTGTAGCACTTTCGTAGTGCTACCTTCCTATCAATAAAAGTTTACACTTATCTACGAAGAAAATCCAACAAGTTGGACTCATCGATAAATCATTATTgcagaaaagaaaaagataattttcCTATTAACCATTAAGGTCTCTGCTATGGTCAGGTTAACCAAAATATTATGTCTCTTGAGTCTCATCAAGGTAGTAACAATTCACAAATATACTTCCTTTTATCTAACAGTGTGCTCTCCTAAGGTGCTCTCCTAACTGTAGCCAATCTTAAATTACACTGTATATTCATACAACACATATTCAGCACCGAATGTCAAGTAACTGTTTTCTTAACAATGCattatctttttgaaatataaagTTTCTTATACCCTAAGTTGATTAATGATAAGTAGCTAATAGCTTCCATTACCAAATCCTCAGAAATATATTACTTCCTTAAGATTTAGAATCACAAATAACATTTTGTATTATCTTGATATATCATCTCTTGAAGCTCTATTTAGCTTTCGAACAGACAGATGTGCTTGCCTTTAATATAAAGGCTATCTGAAATTGTTTCCAGAAATCTATTTCCTGGTCTATTTATTTCGAGGTAATGAGATTTTGCACCAAAATCACAGCCAAGAAAAGTAGCTGTAAATGAAGAATTTGATCCACCGTACAAAGAACCCCATAATAAAGGGGTATTTGTTTCTggaaaatcatgctaaaaattgtaaagcaaaaaaaaaataaagatgagCCATAGCATTGGGCTTACTGTGAAATTCCTTCATAGACAGATCCAAATGATCCACGTCCTAGGAGACCTCCCTTTTCCCATCCTGTAATGAAGCGTGTGAATCTCCCATTTGGTGAGATGATTGACATACGCTCTGTCGTGCAGCTGGAAGAATCATCATCATTTGAAGTATTGGTGAAAGAACTGGACTGAGATAGTAAGCTACTCACTCCTAATATCCTCCTAGTACTGTTCTCCTCGTCCTCCTCATCCTTCATATATTCTTCATCACCATTAACAACCTCAGATCTACAAATCCCATGACCCACCATTCCTGATTCCCTATGATCTTCCGGGCCAAAGGCCCTAAAAATATCCCAAGTGGAGCATGCATCATCAACAATTGGCAGTGACATGACGGGTGGAGGAGCGAGAAGAGGCGGCCTTAAACCCTTGATCCCTCCTCCACCACCACCTCCAAGTAAACTTACAGGTTCATTTCCATTCGAAACAACTCCATTCACCGTAACACCATCACCTAATCTAGAATCCGCTCCAGACACATCATTAATCACTCTAGCAGCACAAACAACTCCACCTCTGTCATAATTTAACTCGACTGACCGAACTTGCAGCTGAATTACATCACTAGCTTTAGAACTATCCGAATATCGACAAATATCCTCCTTAATTAAATTACTACCTAGATCAACCACCCTTCCAGAACCCGAACACTGATTACCTCCCCCTCCACAACAACTACCGTTACTAGTAACACCAATCACATGATTATCCGATGAGGAACGCACAATCATAGCATCCCA contains these protein-coding regions:
- the LOC107026093 gene encoding mitogen-activated protein kinase kinase kinase 1-like; translated protein: MHRLPGIFAQKKRVDSKHKRAESSVKPKPKLQRLNARKNIDYEPSMLEFSGDKSFRIQGKDGEFIEFFEKLGFSGPDDFAIPTEEWDAMIVRSSSDNHVIGVTSNGSCCGGGGNQCSGSGRVVDLGSNLIKEDICRYSDSSKASDVIQLQVRSVELNYDRGGVVCAARVINDVSGADSRLGDGVTVNGVVSNGNEPVSLLGGGGGGGIKGLRPPLLAPPPVMSLPIVDDACSTWDIFRAFGPEDHRESGMVGHGICRSEVVNGDEEYMKDEEDEENSTRRILGVSSLLSQSSSFTNTSNDDDSSSCTTERMSIISPNGRFTRFITGWEKGGLLGRGSFGSVYEGISHDGFFFAVKEVSLLDQGDGGRQSLYQLEQEIELLRQFEHENIVQYYGTDKNDSKLYIFLELVTQGSLLNLYQKYHLRDSQVSAYTRQILHGLKYLHDRNVLHRDIKCANILVHANGSVKLADFGLAKATKLNDVKSFKGTALWMAPEVVNRKNQGYGLPADIWSLGCTVLEMLTRQFPYFHLENPMQVLYQIGKGEPPAVPNTLSEDARDFISHCLQVDPSARPTATQLLEHPFVKQTLPSSLGSASPLNLGRRL